From the genome of Fimbriimonadaceae bacterium, one region includes:
- a CDS encoding mandelate racemase/muconate lactonizing enzyme family protein, with the protein MNIQSIRAYRIDLPLKEGSYNWSGGKSVSVFDSTVVEVVTDEGLTGWGEVCPLGPFYLPAYAEGVRAGIRELGPHLLGENPMELEKLNRRMDAALQGHPYVKSGIDMACWDLLGKATGQPVCVLLGGRYGEDFVLYRAISQESPEAMAAKIAGYRNEGYRRFQLKVGGDPDTDIERIRAAAAQLQPGDKLIADANTGWLRHEAMRVADAVRSLDVYLEQPCRTYEECLSVRRHTDRPFVLDENVDSLAMLMRGHHDLAMDVVNLKISKFGGLTKTRQARDLCAALGIAMTIEDSWGGDIVTAAIAHLAHSTPTELLFTSTDFNSYVTVPFADGAPQRRAGRMAASAAPGLGVDPMLGLLGEPLVELS; encoded by the coding sequence ATGAACATCCAGTCCATTCGCGCCTACCGCATCGATCTTCCCCTTAAAGAGGGCTCCTATAACTGGTCGGGTGGGAAATCCGTGTCCGTGTTCGACTCGACCGTCGTGGAGGTGGTGACCGACGAGGGGCTCACGGGCTGGGGCGAGGTGTGCCCACTCGGACCGTTCTATCTGCCCGCCTACGCGGAAGGGGTGCGCGCGGGAATCCGCGAGTTGGGGCCGCATCTGCTCGGCGAGAACCCAATGGAACTCGAGAAGCTGAACCGACGCATGGACGCGGCCCTGCAAGGTCACCCTTACGTGAAATCGGGCATCGACATGGCGTGCTGGGACCTTCTGGGCAAGGCCACGGGCCAGCCGGTCTGCGTGTTGCTGGGCGGGCGCTACGGAGAGGATTTCGTGCTGTATCGAGCGATCTCGCAGGAGTCGCCCGAGGCGATGGCGGCCAAGATCGCCGGTTACCGGAACGAAGGGTACCGGCGTTTCCAGTTGAAGGTGGGCGGCGATCCCGATACGGACATCGAACGCATCCGCGCGGCGGCGGCACAACTCCAACCGGGCGACAAGCTGATCGCCGACGCGAACACGGGCTGGCTGCGCCACGAGGCGATGCGCGTAGCGGATGCCGTGCGCTCGCTCGACGTCTATCTCGAACAGCCGTGCCGCACGTACGAAGAGTGCCTCTCCGTGAGGCGTCACACCGACCGTCCGTTCGTGCTCGACGAGAACGTGGATTCGCTGGCGATGCTCATGCGCGGCCACCACGACCTCGCGATGGACGTGGTGAACCTCAAGATCAGCAAGTTCGGTGGGCTGACGAAAACCCGGCAGGCCCGGGATTTGTGCGCCGCCCTCGGCATTGCGATGACCATCGAGGACAGTTGGGGCGGCGACATCGTGACCGCCGCGATCGCCCACCTCGCGCACAGTACGCCTACGGAGCTGCTGTTTACCTCCACCGACTTCAACAGCTACGTGACCGTCCCGTTCGCCGACGGCGCGCCGCAACGCCGCGCGGGTCGGATGGCCGCGTCGGCGGCACCCGGTTTGGGTGTGGATCCGATGCTCGGCCTGCTGGGCGAGCCGTTGGTCGAACTCTCATAA
- a CDS encoding DUF885 domain-containing protein, which yields MLPLLLFVAAMPKSTNEAPANLRETIEVFRADESGLQRVYAQPLSENRRERLRAFYADRLKALQTLDFGALGFDAQVDSVLLRNYIERESHQLELDAKEQARYAPLIPFAKSIVELEESRRRFEEPDPEKAAGVLNALIKTLKELKPQLGEKLKAKKYEGNQAFLAIRGLRNTLKSWFEYFNGYNPMFTWWCAEPFKLADAELKSYSDAVREKIVGVKADDEDAIVGNPIGREALIAELKYELIPYTPEELLKIADREYAWCEKEAKRAAHDMGYGDDWKKALERVKNDHVAPGEQPEYIRFLANEAVDFLEAHDLITVPELAKEDWRMEMMSPERQRVNPFFLGGESIIVSFPTDTMTHEEKLMSLRANNKHFSRATVFHELIPGHHLQGFMNARYKPYRRMFGTPFWTEGWALYWEMLLWDLDFPKTPENRMGMLFWRMHRCARIIFSLKFHLGEMTPQECIDFLVEKVGHERASAEGEVRRSFNGSYPPLYQLAYMIGGLQFRAMHKELVESGKMTNRAFHDAILHENNMPVEMVRAILTKQKLTPDFHSIWKF from the coding sequence ATGCTTCCCCTCCTCCTCTTTGTCGCCGCCATGCCCAAATCCACCAACGAGGCCCCCGCCAACCTGCGCGAGACCATCGAGGTCTTCCGCGCCGACGAAAGCGGGTTGCAGCGTGTGTACGCGCAACCCCTGTCCGAGAACCGCCGAGAGCGATTGCGCGCGTTCTACGCCGACCGCCTGAAGGCCCTTCAAACGCTTGATTTCGGTGCGCTCGGCTTCGACGCGCAGGTCGACTCCGTGCTCCTTCGCAACTACATCGAGCGCGAATCACACCAGCTCGAACTCGACGCCAAGGAGCAGGCGCGCTACGCCCCGCTGATCCCGTTTGCGAAATCGATCGTGGAGCTGGAGGAGTCGCGGCGCCGCTTCGAGGAGCCCGATCCGGAGAAGGCCGCCGGCGTCCTGAACGCGCTCATCAAGACCCTCAAAGAGCTGAAGCCCCAACTCGGCGAGAAACTCAAGGCGAAGAAGTACGAGGGAAACCAGGCGTTCCTCGCGATCCGCGGCCTGCGGAACACGTTGAAGTCGTGGTTCGAGTACTTCAACGGCTACAACCCGATGTTCACTTGGTGGTGCGCGGAGCCGTTCAAACTCGCCGATGCCGAACTGAAGAGCTACAGCGACGCGGTGCGCGAGAAGATCGTCGGGGTGAAGGCCGACGACGAGGACGCCATCGTGGGGAACCCGATTGGACGCGAAGCGCTGATCGCCGAGCTGAAGTACGAGCTGATTCCCTACACGCCCGAGGAGTTGCTCAAGATCGCCGACCGCGAATACGCGTGGTGCGAGAAGGAGGCCAAACGCGCCGCGCACGACATGGGCTATGGCGACGACTGGAAGAAGGCCTTGGAGCGGGTGAAGAACGACCACGTGGCCCCCGGAGAGCAGCCGGAGTACATCCGCTTTCTCGCCAACGAGGCCGTGGATTTTCTCGAGGCGCACGACCTCATCACCGTTCCCGAACTCGCCAAAGAGGATTGGCGGATGGAGATGATGTCGCCGGAGCGCCAGCGCGTCAACCCGTTCTTCCTTGGCGGGGAGTCGATCATCGTCTCGTTCCCGACGGACACGATGACGCACGAAGAGAAGCTGATGAGCCTGCGCGCCAACAACAAGCACTTCTCCCGCGCCACGGTGTTTCACGAACTGATCCCCGGCCACCACCTTCAGGGCTTCATGAACGCCCGCTACAAGCCGTACCGCCGCATGTTCGGCACGCCGTTCTGGACCGAGGGGTGGGCGCTGTACTGGGAGATGCTGCTTTGGGACCTCGATTTCCCGAAGACGCCGGAGAACCGCATGGGCATGCTGTTCTGGCGGATGCACCGGTGCGCGCGCATCATCTTCTCGCTCAAGTTCCACCTGGGCGAGATGACCCCGCAGGAGTGCATCGACTTCCTCGTCGAGAAGGTGGGCCACGAGCGCGCAAGCGCGGAAGGGGAAGTGCGCCGCTCGTTCAACGGCTCCTACCCCCCGCTCTACCAACTCGCCTACATGATCGGCGGGTTGCAGTTTCGCGCGATGCACAAGGAGCTGGTCGAGTCGGGCAAGATGACCAACCGCGCGTTCCACGACGCGATCCTGCATGAGAACAACATGCCGGTGGAGATGGTGCGGGCGATCCTCACGAAGCAGAAGCTCACACCGGACTTCCACAGCATCTGGAAGTTCTAG
- a CDS encoding Gfo/Idh/MocA family oxidoreductase → MAFKPTRRDVLKASVAAAAGLAAGPKAFAQARRGANERLQFAMIGVGGRGGAHLKPAAELGEIVALCDIDATTRTKVLADYPNAAAFADFREMLETLRGQIDAVVVATPDHVHAPASAMAMKMGKHVYCEKPLTRTLGEARRLQEIAKRAGVATQMGNQGTASDDLRNAAAVIQTGMFGAVTEVHCWTDRAGGWWPQGVERPEPKPVPETVAWDLWLGPSPERPYAPGYHPFAWRGWWDFGSGALGDIGCHCMNLPFWALDLREPTAVQSETSGHNKDSYPSWSIVKMEFPERNGRPPVTLTWYDGGKKPPAELANGEALGGNGCILVCEHANLHAPAEYGSNCHIAGGGGLPTVEFEKSPGHFKEFVVAASGGPRSKGDIVAYSGPLTETVLMGNLAVWASGERLEWDARRLRVKGRPEFDKVIHPTYRAGWML, encoded by the coding sequence ATGGCATTCAAACCCACTCGACGCGACGTGCTCAAGGCTTCGGTAGCGGCGGCCGCCGGCCTCGCGGCGGGACCCAAGGCGTTCGCCCAGGCGCGGCGCGGGGCGAACGAGCGGCTTCAGTTCGCGATGATCGGCGTCGGCGGGCGGGGCGGTGCCCATCTCAAGCCGGCTGCCGAACTCGGCGAGATCGTCGCCCTTTGCGACATCGATGCGACGACCCGGACCAAGGTGCTCGCGGACTATCCCAACGCGGCGGCCTTCGCGGACTTTCGCGAGATGCTCGAGACCCTGCGCGGCCAGATCGACGCCGTCGTGGTCGCCACGCCGGACCACGTGCACGCCCCCGCCTCGGCCATGGCGATGAAGATGGGCAAGCACGTCTACTGCGAGAAGCCTCTGACGCGCACGCTTGGCGAGGCGCGCCGCCTCCAGGAGATCGCCAAACGCGCCGGCGTCGCCACCCAGATGGGCAACCAGGGCACGGCGAGCGACGATCTTCGCAACGCCGCGGCCGTGATCCAGACGGGAATGTTCGGCGCCGTCACCGAGGTCCACTGCTGGACCGATCGGGCGGGCGGCTGGTGGCCCCAAGGCGTCGAGCGGCCCGAGCCCAAGCCCGTCCCCGAAACCGTGGCCTGGGACCTGTGGCTCGGCCCGTCGCCGGAGCGACCCTATGCGCCCGGCTACCACCCCTTCGCTTGGCGCGGCTGGTGGGACTTCGGCTCCGGGGCCCTCGGAGACATCGGTTGCCACTGCATGAACCTGCCGTTCTGGGCGCTCGATTTGCGCGAACCGACGGCCGTGCAGTCCGAGACGTCCGGCCACAACAAGGACAGCTACCCGAGCTGGTCGATCGTCAAGATGGAGTTCCCCGAACGCAACGGTCGTCCCCCGGTCACGCTCACGTGGTACGACGGGGGCAAGAAGCCGCCGGCGGAGCTCGCCAACGGCGAGGCGTTGGGCGGCAACGGCTGCATCCTGGTGTGCGAGCACGCCAACCTGCACGCGCCGGCCGAGTACGGGTCGAACTGCCACATCGCGGGCGGCGGCGGACTGCCGACGGTGGAGTTCGAGAAGTCGCCAGGGCACTTCAAGGAGTTCGTGGTTGCCGCCTCGGGCGGGCCGCGGTCGAAGGGCGATATCGTCGCCTACTCCGGGCCGCTGACGGAGACCGTGTTGATGGGGAACCTGGCCGTGTGGGCTTCGGGCGAGCGCCTGGAATGGGACGCGCGGCGGCTGCGCGTGAAAGGGCGGCCCGAGTTCGACAAGGTGATCCACCCGACGTATCGCGCGGGCTGGATGCTGTAG
- a CDS encoding AbrB/MazE/SpoVT family DNA-binding domain-containing protein translates to MRKKLQQTGNSRALIINKEMLRHLGVAEVVEVRYIEGGILLTNPDTPASEFARAFSTKHGRAMKRLAE, encoded by the coding sequence ATGAGGAAGAAACTGCAGCAAACGGGCAACTCGCGCGCGCTGATCATCAACAAGGAGATGCTGCGCCACCTCGGCGTCGCCGAGGTGGTGGAGGTGCGCTACATCGAGGGCGGGATCCTCCTTACGAACCCCGACACCCCGGCCTCCGAGTTTGCACGCGCGTTCTCCACCAAGCACGGACGGGCGATGAAGCGTCTGGCAGAGTAG
- a CDS encoding type II toxin-antitoxin system death-on-curing family toxin has translation MEYLSVEEVVDIHAETLRLNGGSPGILDFGRLESAIGAARQTFDGRPLYDTIGSVAAALWHSLSSNHPFVDGNKRTAAIAAAYFAHKNRWELALDDDQIIEIGLGMADGTLDRADVLSRVEAAARPME, from the coding sequence GTGGAGTACCTGTCGGTCGAGGAGGTAGTGGACATCCACGCGGAGACTCTACGGCTGAACGGCGGCTCCCCTGGGATTCTGGATTTCGGACGCCTCGAATCGGCGATTGGCGCCGCGCGCCAGACCTTCGACGGTCGTCCGCTCTACGACACGATCGGGTCGGTCGCCGCCGCACTCTGGCACTCGCTCTCTTCAAACCATCCGTTCGTGGACGGCAACAAGCGCACTGCGGCGATCGCCGCCGCCTACTTCGCCCACAAGAACCGGTGGGAACTGGCTTTGGACGACGACCAGATCATTGAGATCGGACTCGGCATGGCCGATGGAACGCTGGATCGGGCCGACGTCCTCAGTCGGGTGGAAGCTGCCGCTCGCCCGATGGAGTAG
- a CDS encoding cysteine synthase family protein produces MPRRSILSTIGNTPLVRLVRMPDPDGAEIFVKLEGTNPTGSMKDRMALSMVEGAERRGELTAGGRVVEYTGGSTGSSLAMICAAKGYRAQFFASAAFSEDKPKTMRGFGATVEIIPSENGKVTPELIQRGLAKVRELASEPNTFWTQQFENPDNRAGYHAMGHEILTELGNVDAFVMGVGTGGCFSGNSEVLKAANPSTRCVAVEPEKCRALAGVGPYLGHRLEGMGAGFVPAGCRQDLIDEIVAVSDEDAFETARRLWREEGIYCGPTAGANVFSAIAVARALGPGKRVVTVICDSGLKYLAGDLVGA; encoded by the coding sequence ATGCCTCGACGCTCTATCCTCTCCACGATTGGCAACACGCCCTTGGTCCGCCTCGTCCGGATGCCCGATCCTGACGGTGCCGAGATCTTTGTGAAGCTCGAAGGCACCAACCCGACTGGCAGCATGAAGGACCGTATGGCGCTCTCGATGGTCGAAGGGGCGGAGCGGCGCGGCGAGTTGACCGCGGGCGGTCGCGTGGTGGAGTACACGGGCGGCAGCACGGGCTCTTCCCTTGCGATGATCTGCGCGGCCAAGGGGTACCGCGCGCAGTTCTTCGCGTCCGCCGCGTTCTCGGAGGACAAGCCCAAGACGATGCGCGGGTTCGGGGCGACGGTCGAGATCATTCCGAGCGAGAACGGCAAGGTCACCCCCGAGTTGATCCAGCGCGGTCTGGCCAAGGTGCGCGAACTGGCGTCCGAACCCAACACGTTCTGGACCCAGCAGTTCGAGAACCCCGACAACCGAGCGGGGTACCACGCGATGGGTCACGAGATCCTCACGGAGTTGGGCAACGTGGATGCCTTCGTGATGGGCGTGGGAACGGGAGGGTGCTTCTCCGGCAACTCCGAGGTGCTGAAGGCGGCGAACCCGTCAACCCGATGTGTGGCGGTCGAGCCTGAGAAATGCCGAGCTCTGGCGGGGGTGGGGCCTTATTTGGGCCACCGGCTGGAGGGCATGGGCGCCGGGTTCGTCCCAGCCGGTTGCCGTCAGGACTTGATCGACGAGATCGTGGCCGTCTCCGACGAGGACGCGTTCGAGACCGCCCGCCGCCTATGGCGCGAGGAGGGCATCTACTGCGGTCCCACCGCGGGTGCCAACGTGTTCAGCGCAATCGCCGTCGCCCGGGCGTTGGGCCCGGGGAAACGTGTGGTCACGGTGATCTGCGATTCGGGTCTGAAGTATCTGGCAGGGGATCTCGTCGGGGCCTGA
- a CDS encoding right-handed parallel beta-helix repeat-containing protein, with protein MVWCALALAAPASGMVVIFAAPSARGGNGSREAPYSLPEAQAAARKVKGRRTVRLMGGVYWLERTWKVTPEDSGTTFEAVPGESPILDGGQQLVNWNPEPGELWETQPAGTRVRQLFVDGKRAERARWPEPGHLVQFKSVSERVLEKGDGRKPQRTELRIDLGPEGMAVLQRMPAEDLALVDLVAYHKWDTTRRSNLRIEDGVLVSVGEGMKPWNVLDTSTDYVLENVPAGLGRPGTYVERANGQVLYRPLPGQTKTQATPVAGRLDRLLQIQGEPGSPVRDVSFVGLAFRYARFAIPEEGLEPAQAASNLGAAIEADYAWDVTLRGVRVENVGEYAVWFREGCLRGRVLDSVMQDLGAGGVRIGTASEPSGAQAVTRECVVENSIIRSGGHTAPCAVGVWIGHASDNVVRFCDIGDLGYSGVSIGWRWGYNPSFAKRNVIRNCHIHDLGHGLLSDMAGVYTLGPSEGTVVANCWIHDVQSRHYGGWGLYTDEGSTGIVMENCLVHDTTSGGFHQHYGKENVVRNCLFAFARDQQLQATRVEDHLSFTLDRCLVVWDRGQPLAGPWSQVRLQAKDVLWEPLEGAGRSWAGMTFDQWSALPGVSGNRLVQGLFVDAKARDFRLAPNSPAKAIGFVPLDLRKVGVRPRRDPLPDTSDPNRRSP; from the coding sequence ATGGTGTGGTGTGCACTCGCATTGGCCGCTCCCGCGTCGGGCATGGTTGTGATCTTCGCCGCACCAAGTGCACGCGGAGGCAACGGGAGCCGGGAGGCGCCCTATTCGCTCCCGGAGGCCCAGGCTGCGGCCAGAAAAGTGAAGGGGCGAAGAACGGTGCGTCTGATGGGCGGGGTGTACTGGCTCGAAAGGACCTGGAAGGTGACCCCCGAAGACTCGGGAACGACCTTCGAGGCTGTCCCCGGGGAGTCTCCCATTCTCGATGGCGGACAGCAGCTGGTGAATTGGAATCCGGAACCCGGTGAACTGTGGGAGACCCAGCCAGCCGGAACCCGCGTTCGGCAGCTCTTCGTCGATGGGAAGCGGGCCGAACGGGCACGCTGGCCCGAGCCTGGCCATCTCGTCCAGTTCAAGTCCGTGAGCGAAAGGGTCCTCGAGAAGGGCGACGGCCGCAAGCCCCAGCGAACCGAACTCCGGATCGACCTCGGCCCCGAGGGGATGGCGGTGCTCCAACGGATGCCAGCCGAGGACCTGGCGCTGGTCGATCTCGTGGCTTATCACAAATGGGACACGACGCGTCGTTCCAACCTCCGGATCGAAGACGGTGTGTTGGTCAGTGTCGGCGAAGGCATGAAGCCGTGGAACGTGCTGGACACCAGCACCGACTATGTGCTGGAAAACGTGCCGGCTGGGCTCGGTCGGCCGGGCACCTATGTGGAGCGTGCGAACGGCCAGGTTCTCTACCGTCCTCTTCCGGGCCAGACCAAGACCCAGGCGACTCCCGTCGCGGGCCGGCTCGATCGGTTGCTCCAGATCCAAGGGGAGCCGGGGAGCCCGGTGCGAGACGTCTCTTTCGTCGGCCTTGCCTTCAGGTATGCGCGCTTCGCGATTCCGGAGGAGGGCCTCGAACCCGCGCAGGCGGCCTCCAACCTTGGCGCGGCCATCGAGGCCGACTACGCGTGGGACGTGACCTTACGCGGCGTGCGGGTCGAAAACGTGGGCGAGTACGCCGTGTGGTTTCGCGAAGGCTGCCTGCGCGGGCGCGTGCTCGACTCCGTGATGCAAGACCTTGGGGCGGGCGGCGTTCGCATCGGGACCGCCTCGGAGCCTTCGGGCGCCCAGGCCGTGACGCGCGAGTGCGTCGTGGAGAACTCGATCATCCGCTCCGGGGGGCACACGGCGCCGTGCGCGGTCGGCGTGTGGATCGGCCACGCGAGCGACAATGTCGTGCGCTTCTGCGACATCGGCGATTTGGGCTACAGCGGTGTCTCGATCGGGTGGCGCTGGGGCTACAACCCCAGTTTCGCCAAACGCAACGTGATCCGGAACTGCCACATCCACGACCTCGGGCACGGGCTGCTGTCCGACATGGCCGGGGTGTACACCTTGGGGCCGTCCGAGGGAACCGTCGTGGCGAACTGCTGGATCCACGACGTGCAGTCCCGGCACTACGGCGGGTGGGGTCTCTACACCGACGAGGGAAGCACCGGCATCGTGATGGAGAACTGCCTCGTGCACGACACGACGAGCGGCGGGTTCCACCAGCACTACGGCAAGGAGAACGTCGTGCGCAACTGCCTCTTCGCGTTTGCGCGGGACCAACAGCTGCAGGCCACGCGTGTGGAGGATCATCTCAGCTTCACGCTGGATCGCTGCCTCGTCGTGTGGGACCGCGGCCAGCCCCTCGCGGGACCGTGGTCGCAGGTGAGGCTGCAGGCGAAGGATGTGCTGTGGGAGCCCCTCGAGGGAGCCGGCCGCTCGTGGGCGGGGATGACGTTCGACCAGTGGAGCGCCTTGCCGGGCGTTTCGGGCAACCGCCTGGTGCAGGGTTTGTTCGTGGATGCCAAGGCCCGAGACTTCCGCTTGGCGCCGAACTCGCCCGCCAAGGCCATCGGTTTCGTGCCCCTGGACTTGAGGAAAGTGGGGGTCAGGCCCCGACGAGATCCCCTGCCAGATACTTCAGACCCGAATCGCAGATCACCGTGA
- a CDS encoding DUF1501 domain-containing protein produces the protein MNPLFQLQDQFNRRTFLKGTGGLGIAALAGLLTQEGFAAPLQDAKRFGGLPGVPHFAPKANRVIYLFQSGAPSQMELFDPKPKLAAMRGEDLPASIRMGQRLTGMTSGQKKFPVVNSIFKFSQHGQGGAWFSELLPHLADIADELCVVRSMYTDAINHDPAVTFFQTGFQLAGRPSIGSWLSYGLGTLNNDLPAYVVLTSVGTGRKDDQPLYDRLWGSGFLPTTHQGVKFRNTGDPVLFLSDPHGVDRETRREMLDDLMGLNKIRKAVSGDPEVDTRISQYELAFRMQTSVPELLDISKEPESVLEMYGPEVKRPGSYAYNCLLARRMAERGVRFMQLFHMGWDQHFNLPKAMQGQAFDTDQPSAALVKDLKQRGMLDDTLVVWGGEFGRTVYSQGTLTDTDYGRDHHPRCFSIWLAGGGIKGGVSYGETDDFSYNVVKDPVSVHDLHATLLHLLGIDHERLTFRYQGRDFRLTDVSGSIVDDWLR, from the coding sequence GTGAATCCCCTCTTCCAACTTCAGGACCAGTTCAACCGACGCACGTTCCTCAAGGGCACGGGCGGGCTCGGGATCGCGGCGCTCGCCGGTTTGTTGACGCAGGAGGGGTTCGCAGCGCCCTTGCAGGACGCCAAGCGGTTCGGCGGCCTGCCGGGCGTGCCCCACTTCGCGCCGAAGGCCAACCGCGTGATCTACCTCTTCCAGTCCGGCGCCCCCAGCCAAATGGAGCTCTTCGACCCGAAACCGAAGTTGGCTGCGATGCGCGGCGAAGATCTGCCCGCCAGCATCCGCATGGGCCAACGGCTCACGGGCATGACCAGCGGCCAGAAGAAGTTCCCCGTCGTGAACTCGATCTTCAAGTTCTCGCAGCACGGCCAGGGCGGGGCGTGGTTCAGCGAACTGCTGCCGCACCTGGCGGACATCGCCGACGAGCTGTGCGTGGTGAGGTCCATGTACACCGACGCGATCAACCACGACCCCGCGGTCACGTTCTTCCAGACCGGATTCCAGCTTGCGGGCAGGCCGAGCATCGGCTCGTGGCTCAGCTACGGGTTGGGCACGTTGAACAACGACCTGCCCGCCTACGTGGTGCTCACCAGCGTCGGCACCGGGCGCAAGGACGACCAGCCTCTCTACGACCGGTTGTGGGGCTCGGGCTTCCTGCCCACGACGCACCAGGGCGTGAAGTTCCGCAACACGGGCGATCCCGTGCTGTTCCTTTCGGACCCGCACGGCGTGGACCGCGAGACGCGGCGCGAGATGCTCGACGACCTGATGGGGCTGAACAAGATCCGAAAGGCCGTGAGTGGGGATCCCGAAGTCGACACCCGCATCAGCCAGTACGAGCTGGCGTTCCGGATGCAAACGTCGGTTCCCGAGCTGCTCGACATCTCGAAGGAGCCGGAGAGCGTGCTCGAGATGTACGGCCCGGAGGTCAAACGCCCGGGCTCGTACGCCTACAACTGCCTGCTCGCACGGCGAATGGCGGAGCGCGGCGTACGGTTCATGCAGCTGTTCCACATGGGTTGGGATCAGCACTTCAACCTTCCGAAGGCCATGCAGGGCCAGGCGTTCGACACGGACCAGCCTTCGGCGGCGCTCGTCAAGGATCTCAAGCAGCGCGGGATGCTCGACGACACGCTGGTGGTGTGGGGCGGGGAGTTCGGGCGAACCGTGTACTCGCAGGGCACCCTCACCGACACGGACTACGGTCGCGACCACCACCCTCGGTGCTTCTCGATCTGGCTCGCCGGCGGGGGCATCAAGGGCGGCGTGTCGTACGGCGAGACGGACGACTTCTCCTACAACGTGGTGAAGGACCCCGTGAGCGTCCACGACCTGCACGCCACGCTGCTGCACCTGCTCGGCATCGACCACGAGCGCCTCACGTTCCGGTATCAGGGTCGCGATTTCCGGCTCACGGACGTGTCGGGCTCGATCGTGGACGATTGGCTGAGGTAG